In a single window of the Arachis hypogaea cultivar Tifrunner chromosome 6, arahy.Tifrunner.gnm2.J5K5, whole genome shotgun sequence genome:
- the LOC112696070 gene encoding protein cornichon homolog 1: protein MGWELLFWLLLCFPLNIAFFASSFYQVLILSDLEDDYMNPFDASSRVNYFVIPEFIGQGLLCALCLLTGHWIMFLLTLPLACYHANLFMKRQHLLDVTEVFRVLKAEKKFRIVKLAFYLSVLIITIFRLVLLLVYYFDLEDE from the exons ATGGGTTGGGAATTGCTCTTCTGGCTGCTTCTTTGTTTCCCTCTCAACATTGCCTTTTTTGCCTCTTCTTTTTACCAG GTTTTGATATTATCGGACTTGGAAGATGACTATATGAACCCTTTTGATGCCTCGTCTCGAGTCAATTACTTCGTGATTCCCGAGTTTATTGGGCAGGGATTACTCTGTGCTCTTTGCCTCCTCACAGGTCATTGGATCATGTTCTTGCTCACACTTCCTCTTGCTTGCTATCATGCCAATCT GTTTATGAAACGGCAGCATCTTCTTGATGTTACTGAAGTTTTTAGGGTGCTTAAAGCTGAGAAGAAATTTCGGATTGTCAAACTTGCTTTCTACTTATCAGTCCTGATTATAACTATCTTCAG GCTTGTACTACTACTTGTCTACTATTTTGACCTTGAAGATGAATGA
- the LOC112696071 gene encoding uncharacterized protein, which produces MFHTLFSFLEILQADAGGSPALVASGLSPAQATMGSEQIQIQAPNEKVGLIIGRGGETIKGLQMKSGAYIQVLIPQQLPEGDDSKERTVQVSNLVIKEVTGQIWLLPFPGVSITFLM; this is translated from the exons atgttccacactttattttcttttttggagATTCTACAGGCAGATGCTGGGGGGTCTCCTGCCCTTGTAGCTAGTGGCCTTTCTCCTGCTCAAGCTACTATGGGGTCTGAACAAATTCAGATACAAGCTCCAAATGAAAAG GTGGGTTTAATCATAGGGAGAGGTGGGGAAACAATTAAAGGTCTGCAAATGAAATCTGGGGCATACATCCAGGTA TTGATACCTCAACAACTTCCAGAAGGAGATGATTCTAAAGAAAGGACTGTCCAAGTTAGTAATTTAGTGATAAAAGAAGTCACGGGTCAG ATTTGGCTATTGCCTTTCCCTGGGGTCAGCATTACTTTCTTGATGTAG